Proteins found in one Methylobacterium sp. CB376 genomic segment:
- a CDS encoding glycosyltransferase family 4 protein, which translates to MRILCVHQGFELYGSDRCFLDSVRVIRASFPHAHVAAVIPRPGPITAPLSSLVDHVTFGKIWVLRKHGLWKSLLHGPISLPVAVARAVTAFRSADLVYINTVTVLDYLLAAAFFRSKALLHIHEAPGGLAGVGFGALVRSLRAATIFNSEATRSAYRPSRKAPSYVLYNGVDAPDVADPCRYDGSRRLRILMIGRISRGKAQDLLLDACERLPASVISKIEVKIVGSSFGRRRQLEQLLIARARKIVPPDVFSFEPFTADPAKLYEWCDLVIVPSRVREGFGRVATEAMAHGRAVIAANHGGLTEIVEHEKTGWLFTPNDPAALAEVIQVAAASPDQLRQFGRAARRRFDTHFAAPLIDSQLRKILRERCP; encoded by the coding sequence ATGCGCATCCTCTGTGTTCATCAGGGTTTCGAGTTGTATGGATCCGATCGTTGCTTTCTAGATTCCGTGCGCGTGATACGGGCGTCATTTCCACATGCCCACGTCGCCGCCGTCATACCGCGCCCGGGTCCCATCACTGCGCCGCTATCAAGCCTCGTTGATCACGTGACGTTCGGAAAAATCTGGGTACTTCGCAAGCATGGACTTTGGAAATCTTTGCTGCACGGCCCAATTTCACTTCCAGTGGCCGTCGCACGGGCGGTTACGGCCTTTCGAAGCGCCGACCTCGTGTACATCAACACGGTGACCGTGTTAGATTATTTGCTGGCGGCGGCTTTTTTTCGCAGCAAAGCGCTCCTGCACATTCACGAAGCTCCGGGGGGATTGGCGGGGGTTGGATTCGGTGCCCTCGTGCGCAGCCTCAGGGCTGCAACGATTTTCAATTCGGAAGCGACGCGCTCCGCCTATCGTCCGTCACGAAAAGCACCGTCGTACGTCCTCTACAATGGCGTCGACGCGCCGGACGTCGCCGATCCTTGCCGCTACGACGGCTCGCGGCGATTGCGCATCTTGATGATCGGGCGAATCAGTCGCGGGAAGGCGCAGGATCTCCTTCTTGATGCATGTGAGCGGCTGCCTGCCTCCGTCATATCAAAGATCGAAGTGAAAATCGTCGGCAGCTCTTTCGGGAGACGACGACAGTTGGAACAGCTTCTCATCGCACGTGCGAGGAAGATTGTGCCTCCAGATGTTTTCTCGTTCGAGCCTTTCACCGCAGATCCGGCGAAGCTATACGAGTGGTGCGACCTCGTGATCGTTCCATCTCGGGTCCGCGAAGGCTTCGGACGCGTCGCAACCGAGGCAATGGCACACGGACGAGCGGTCATCGCGGCCAACCATGGCGGCCTCACCGAGATCGTCGAGCATGAAAAGACGGGTTGGCTATTCACGCCGAACGACCCAGCCGCCTTGGCTGAGGTTATCCAGGTCGCGGCAGCGTCGCCCGACCAGCTGCGGCAGTTCGGCCGGGCCGCGCGACGGCGTTTCGACACCCATTTCGCAGCTCCCCTCATCGATTCGCAGCTGCGTAAAATCCTACGCGAGCGGTGCCCGTGA
- a CDS encoding GumC family protein, translated as MTVDQTRSTRMSLQASRLTTQLPILRDRGVNLREILSVLKRRRAIFLVVTSIVLFSVIAYLFIARPTFTATAQILLDQQQRIADDVPREQLPSETVSAIVESQVQTVASHEIVRRLIASEHLTSDPEFASRGLVLQILHSALGMIGTAAYEEGDPEARVHQNVRNAISARRLDKTFVLEISFESHDRQKSARLANATARAFIADQVEAKVAANRRLAASYEARLPELRGELQRAEQAIETYKFQHSTVVPSGGPATLGGNEALVGLRELEREAETSRALYVSQLARSRKAFEQANFYVADARFISPAIPPARRSWPPTGVLLVAGLFGGMSVAAGVALLRDHLDTRLFTKEQTESETEFPVLADIPEARPNSPDIARCNQGAFLRILDSVREHSERKSTRIILLTSSELGEGKSTIAINLAMIADKLGDSVLLVDSPFATTATSVAGEHIWFVDSPFIVRAALLPSSAGIKATSQNGEAAHRQAAHHPLVLQGDSARRTSLRDQIEFLLNSSTRKFDLIILERSAANDDCVLRDMSHIAHSIIIVAKAGRTRVGDIASISETLGLGRKRIAGVVLNRTRRKSRLLP; from the coding sequence GTGACGGTCGATCAAACCCGGAGCACGCGGATGTCGCTACAAGCCAGCCGCCTGACCACGCAGCTGCCGATATTGCGAGATCGCGGAGTTAATCTCCGCGAAATACTGAGCGTGTTGAAACGCCGTCGGGCTATTTTCCTGGTTGTTACCTCGATCGTTCTATTTTCCGTGATAGCCTACCTGTTCATCGCACGTCCTACGTTTACCGCAACAGCGCAGATCCTTCTCGACCAGCAGCAGAGAATCGCCGACGATGTTCCCAGGGAGCAGCTACCGTCAGAAACTGTAAGCGCGATCGTCGAGAGCCAAGTTCAGACAGTGGCGTCCCACGAAATTGTGAGGCGTCTTATCGCAAGCGAGCATCTAACCAGCGATCCGGAATTTGCTTCGCGGGGACTTGTATTGCAAATATTGCATTCCGCTTTGGGCATGATCGGCACAGCGGCGTACGAGGAAGGAGATCCAGAAGCGCGCGTACACCAAAATGTTCGCAACGCGATCTCAGCACGAAGGCTTGATAAAACTTTTGTTCTCGAGATCAGCTTTGAATCGCATGATCGGCAAAAATCTGCGCGGCTCGCGAACGCCACCGCGCGCGCCTTTATCGCCGACCAGGTTGAGGCGAAAGTGGCCGCGAATCGCCGTCTTGCGGCGTCGTATGAGGCGCGTCTACCGGAGTTGCGAGGGGAATTGCAACGAGCCGAACAGGCGATTGAGACTTACAAGTTTCAGCACAGTACGGTCGTTCCCTCCGGCGGCCCGGCCACGCTCGGCGGAAATGAGGCCCTTGTCGGGCTGAGGGAACTCGAGCGGGAAGCAGAGACGAGTCGCGCCCTGTATGTCTCGCAACTGGCACGTTCGAGGAAGGCGTTCGAACAAGCGAATTTCTACGTTGCTGACGCACGCTTCATTTCCCCCGCAATCCCGCCAGCGCGCCGCAGCTGGCCGCCGACGGGAGTGTTGCTCGTTGCTGGTCTCTTTGGTGGCATGAGCGTGGCCGCGGGCGTCGCGTTGCTGCGCGATCATTTGGACACTCGCCTCTTTACGAAGGAACAAACCGAGTCGGAAACGGAGTTTCCGGTCCTCGCCGACATACCAGAAGCTCGGCCAAATTCACCCGACATCGCGCGTTGCAATCAGGGTGCGTTCCTGCGTATCTTGGACTCTGTACGCGAGCATTCAGAGAGAAAAAGCACCAGAATTATACTTCTTACTTCGTCCGAACTGGGGGAGGGTAAAAGTACAATAGCTATAAACCTGGCGATGATTGCTGATAAACTCGGAGATAGCGTCCTGCTCGTTGACTCGCCGTTCGCCACGACGGCGACGTCGGTGGCGGGGGAGCACATCTGGTTCGTCGACTCGCCCTTCATCGTGCGAGCGGCGCTCTTGCCGTCGAGTGCCGGGATCAAGGCCACGAGTCAGAACGGAGAGGCGGCGCATCGTCAGGCGGCGCATCACCCACTCGTGCTACAAGGCGACTCCGCACGAAGAACCAGCCTACGAGACCAAATCGAATTTTTGCTGAATTCGTCGACGCGAAAATTCGATCTCATCATCTTGGAGCGAAGCGCGGCCAACGACGACTGCGTTCTCCGTGACATGAGCCACATCGCACACTCGATCATCATTGTGGCGAAAGCCGGTCGAACTCGGGTCGGCGACATTGCTTCGATCTCCGAAACACTTGGATTGGGACGCAAGCGAATCGCTGGTGTGGTACTTAACCGCACTCGGCGGAAGTCGAGGTTGCTGCCGTGA